In the genome of Dyadobacter fermentans DSM 18053, the window TCGTTTTCAGTTGCGCATTCGGGAACAGGTCTAGAATTCCTTCCATATCTTCATCCAAAATATAATTCGAATCAGCCCCGCGCATGAACAATGCCGGGGTTTCTACCGGGCTTTCCGACGTGATCTGCCTGCCTACATTGGCCATATCGGTCGTGAGCAGCGGCAAATTAAAGCGCCACGCAAAGCCGCCTTCATCCTTTCTGTACAGGTTTTTAAGCAAAAACTGCCGCACGCCGGGCAACGGTTCGTATTCGGCCAGTACTTCGTCCGCCTCGTTGCGGCTTTCGATGCGGTCGATCGGGATGGCATTCAGCCCTTTCAGGATTTTTGTGTGGTGGATCGGGTAGGCTTTCGGGCCAATGTCCACCACCACCAGCCGTTCGAAAGTGCCCGGATAGGTAACAGCATATTCCATCACGGTTTTTCCGCCCATCGAATGTCCGATCAGGATCGGCGATCCGATGTTTTGCTGGTCGAGAAATTCCTTTAAATCGGCTGCCATGGTGGGGAAATCGAGCGGTGCCTCGTGCGGAGAGCGCCCATGATTGCGCTGGTCTACGAGGTAAACGCGGTAACCTTTTTCGGAAAGCGTTTTTCCGATCGTCAGCCAGTTGTCCAGAAAGCCGAAAACACCATGCAGGATGATGAGCGGCTTGCCGGTTTCTCCTATTTGTTTGAAGTTGAGTTGCATAACAATTTGAGACTATGGTAGATCCGCCTTCTCCGGGACGTGCCCGGCGCGCACTGCACAACGCATGGATAACAGCGCAAAGGTTGTAAGGAATTCCGGGAAGGTAAAAACACGGGCCTTTGAAAATTTAACTATTTGTTAAAAACCGGTTACCTGTGGTACAATAATTGCTGCCCGGTCTCACAGAAAAATATACTTTTTCCCCTCCGATCCGTCCCTCCCGGGTACTTGGCTAACCAAGCCGTTTCTTAACGATTTCTTAAAATAGAAAATATTGAAGTATTGGTACACTAATCTGCATTATTCCAATAAATCAACTAGTTACGAGTATTAGTATTGTATTTTAGTAGGATTTGGGATTTTGCTTGTGAATGTAAAATGCTATTATTTTGCACTAATTATTCATCCTCCATTGAATGGATCCGCTAGTTTTCTTACAAACCAAATCACCAAATTTATGA includes:
- a CDS encoding alpha/beta fold hydrolase → MQLNFKQIGETGKPLIILHGVFGFLDNWLTIGKTLSEKGYRVYLVDQRNHGRSPHEAPLDFPTMAADLKEFLDQQNIGSPILIGHSMGGKTVMEYAVTYPGTFERLVVVDIGPKAYPIHHTKILKGLNAIPIDRIESRNEADEVLAEYEPLPGVRQFLLKNLYRKDEGGFAWRFNLPLLTTDMANVGRQITSESPVETPALFMRGADSNYILDEDMEGILDLFPNAQLKTIEGAGHWVQAEQPKVFVSTLLEFLNEAI